The Candidatus Methylomirabilota bacterium DNA segment GCCGCGTATCGCGGTAGTCGGGCCCGGGGTTGCCGAGCCCGACGATCGCTTGGGCCACTTACTCTTTCTTCTTCCCCTTCTTGTCTTTCTCCTCGGCCTCGGGCTCTTCCTTGGGCTTGCGCTCGGTGAGCACTTCCGGCTCGCCCGGCGCAGCTGCCACAGCGCCCGCCACGGCGGCCACGGGCGCGGCGACTTCCTCGGCGGCCGGCGGGGCCACGGTGGCCACGGCCTGCGCCCTGTCGGTCAGCACGCGCACGCCTTCGGGCACGGCGAGGTCGGCCACGATCAACACGTCGCCGATCGCGAGGTTGGAAACGTCGGCCGTGATGTCCTCGGGGATATTGGCCGGCAGGCACGAGACCTGGACCTCGCGCAGCACCATCTCGAGGATGCCCTGCGTGTCGCGCACGCCGATCGGCTCACCCACGTGGCGGAGTGCCACCGTCACCTGGATCGGCTTGTCCATGTTGACCTCCTGGAGGTCGACGTGGACCAGGTCCTCGGAGACCGGGTCGAGCTGCAGGTCGCGAAGGATGACCATGCGCGAGTCCTTGGACCCGGCGAACGTCACGCGGAGCAGCTGCGTGCTGCCCTCGTGGCCGTGGATGATGCGGAAGACCTCGCGCGGGTCCACGGCGATGTTGACGGGGCTCGGGCCCCCGTAGAGAACGCCCGGCGTCTTGCCGGAACGCCGCAGCCGCCTGGCCACGGACTTGCCCACGCCCTCGCGGGGCGTAACGGTCAGCTCACGAATTTCCATGACGCGATCGCTCCTTCATTGCATGAGTTATACGAAGAGGGTCGACACCGACTCCTCGTCGTGGATGCGGCGGATGGCCTCCGCGAGCAGCGGCGCCACCGACAGCACGTGGATCTTGTGATTTGCCTTGTCGGGCGTCAGCGGCACCGAGTTGGTGATGACGACCTCTTCGAGCGCCGAGCTCTCGATGCGCTTGATCGCCGGCCCGGAGAGCACGCCGTGGACGGCACAGGCCAGCACGCGGCGCGCGCCCTCGCGCTTGACGGCCTCGACCGCCTGGATGAGGGTGCCGGCGGTGTCGATCATATCGTCGATGACCACGACGTCCTTGTCCTTGACGTCGCCGATCAGGTACATGAAGACGGCCACGTTCGGGCCGTCGCGGCGCTTGTCGATGATGGCGAGCCCCGCGTTCAGGCGCTTGGCGATCGCGCGGGCCCGCTCGACGCCGCCCGCGTCGGGAGAGACCAGGACCGGGTCCTTGAGGTCCTTCTTCGCCAGGTAGTCCACGATCACCGGGGGAGCGGCGAAGAGGTGGTCCACCGGGATGTCGAAGAACCCCTGGATCTGCCCCGCGTGGAGGTCCACCGCGAGTACGCGGTGGCAGCCTGCCGTCGTGATGAGGTCGGCCACGAGCTTGGCCGTGATCGGCACGCGCGGCATCACCTTCCGGTCCTGGCGGCCATAGCCGTAGTACGGAAGGACCGCGGTGATGCGCCGAGCCGACGCGCGCTTGAACGCGTCGATCATGACCAGTAGCTCCATCAGGTGGTCATTCACGGGCGGGCAGGTGGGCTGGACCACGAAGACGTCCTGACCGCGGACGTTCTCGTTGATCTGGACGTAGACCTCGCCGTCCGAGAATCGCGAGACGTCGGCGTCGCCCAGGCGCATGTGCAGGTGCTGGGCGATTTCCTCGGCCAGGGGCCGGTTCGCGTTTCCCGAGAACAGCTTCAGCTCATAGGCCATGTCGTGTCCTCATTCAGCCCTCGCCTCACGGCTTCGCCCTTCAGCTCGAACTGCGTCTCGCTTTCTACTCAGCACTCGCCTCGCGACTTCGCCGCTCAG contains these protein-coding regions:
- a CDS encoding ribose-phosphate pyrophosphokinase, whose product is MAYELKLFSGNANRPLAEEIAQHLHMRLGDADVSRFSDGEVYVQINENVRGQDVFVVQPTCPPVNDHLMELLVMIDAFKRASARRITAVLPYYGYGRQDRKVMPRVPITAKLVADLITTAGCHRVLAVDLHAGQIQGFFDIPVDHLFAAPPVIVDYLAKKDLKDPVLVSPDAGGVERARAIAKRLNAGLAIIDKRRDGPNVAVFMYLIGDVKDKDVVVIDDMIDTAGTLIQAVEAVKREGARRVLACAVHGVLSGPAIKRIESSALEEVVITNSVPLTPDKANHKIHVLSVAPLLAEAIRRIHDEESVSTLFV
- a CDS encoding 50S ribosomal protein L25; this translates as MEIRELTVTPREGVGKSVARRLRRSGKTPGVLYGGPSPVNIAVDPREVFRIIHGHEGSTQLLRVTFAGSKDSRMVILRDLQLDPVSEDLVHVDLQEVNMDKPIQVTVALRHVGEPIGVRDTQGILEMVLREVQVSCLPANIPEDITADVSNLAIGDVLIVADLAVPEGVRVLTDRAQAVATVAPPAAEEVAAPVAAVAGAVAAAPGEPEVLTERKPKEEPEAEEKDKKGKKKE